The proteins below are encoded in one region of Avibacterium volantium:
- the dnaE gene encoding DNA polymerase III subunit alpha, giving the protein MSEPRFVHLRVHSDFSMINGIAKVKPLVKACVENEMVAMALTDFTNFCGLVRFYGEALGSGVKPIVGADVLVKSDLLGDEHFELTLLAKNNTGYHNITLLLSKAYERGYTDLPYIDQQWLVEHREGLIILSGGCNGDVGKKLLKNNPADVESAVRFYQEFFPDHFYLSLCRTGRPEEERYIQAALKLAEKHHIPLVATNDVCFLSSEDFEAHEIRVAIHDSYTLDDPKRPKLYSDQQYFRTEQEMCELFADIPTALANTVQIAKRCNVTIRLGEYFLPKFPTGDLSTEDYLVQKSREGLEERLAFLFPDEKERSEKRKEYDERLQVELDVINQMGFPGYFLIVMEFIQWSKDNDIPVGPGRGSGAGSLVAYALKITDLDPLEFDLLFERFLNPERVSMPDFDVDFCMDGRDRVIEHVAETYGRGAVSQIITFGTMAAKAVIRDVGRVLGHPYSFVDRISKLVPPDPGMTLAKAFDAEPRLPEIYESDEEVKALIDMARKLEGVTRNAGKHAGGVVISPGLITDFSPLYCDSEGKHPVTHFDKNDVEYAGLVKFDFLGLRTLTIIKWALDMINTRLAKEGKPLVDINRIPLDDPQSFQVLLNAETTAVFQLESRGMKDLIKRLKPDCFEDIIALVALFRPGPLQSGMVDNFIRRKHGEEEISYPDAEYQHILLKPILEPTYGIILYQEQVMQIAQVLAGYTLGGADLLRRAMGKKKPEEMAKQRSVFEEGAIKNGIDGTLAMKIFDLVEKFAGYGFNKSHSAAYALVSYQTLWLKAHYPAEFMAAVMTSEMDNTEKIVGLYDECLRMGLTVTPPDINTGKHHFSVNDNGEIVYGIGAIKGVGEGPIEALISAREQGGIFKDLFDLCARVDLKKINRRTFESLIMSGAFDKLGPHRAALAKNLEDALKASDQYAKNEAIGQADMFGVLTETPEEVEQAYAKTPRWNEKQILDGERETLGLYLSSHPISPYLKEIAHYSSTRLKDLVPNYRGQISTTCGLVVSSRVAITKKGNRLGIATLDDRSGRLDLTLFGESLDRFGEKLQKDTIVIASGQVSFDDFTQGLKMSVRELMTLDEARSRYAKSLAICLTQEQLSPHFIKQFKDTLSPYSGGALPINIYYQSPQGRALVKLGVQWSVNPSDELINTLVEMLGESAVEIEFK; this is encoded by the coding sequence ATGTCAGAACCGCGTTTCGTGCATTTGCGTGTGCATAGCGATTTTTCAATGATTAATGGTATTGCGAAAGTAAAACCGTTGGTCAAAGCCTGCGTGGAAAACGAAATGGTGGCAATGGCATTGACGGATTTCACCAACTTCTGCGGTTTAGTGCGGTTTTATGGGGAAGCTCTTGGCTCAGGGGTGAAGCCCATTGTTGGGGCTGACGTGCTAGTGAAAAGCGATTTGCTCGGTGATGAACATTTTGAACTCACCTTGCTTGCGAAAAATAACACAGGCTATCACAACATCACCTTATTATTATCCAAAGCGTATGAACGGGGTTACACGGATTTACCTTATATTGATCAGCAATGGTTGGTGGAACACCGCGAAGGCTTGATTATTCTTTCTGGCGGATGCAATGGCGATGTGGGGAAAAAATTACTGAAAAATAATCCTGCGGATGTAGAAAGTGCGGTGCGTTTTTATCAAGAATTTTTCCCTGATCATTTTTATTTAAGCCTTTGTCGCACAGGCCGACCCGAAGAAGAGCGTTATATTCAAGCTGCCTTAAAATTGGCAGAAAAACATCATATTCCTCTTGTGGCCACCAATGATGTGTGCTTTTTGTCTTCCGAAGATTTTGAGGCGCACGAGATCCGCGTTGCGATTCACGACAGCTACACGTTAGATGATCCAAAACGTCCAAAATTATACAGCGATCAGCAATATTTCCGCACTGAACAGGAAATGTGCGAATTATTTGCTGATATTCCCACCGCACTGGCGAATACCGTACAAATCGCCAAACGTTGTAATGTAACGATTCGTTTGGGCGAGTATTTCTTACCAAAATTTCCCACAGGGGATCTCAGCACGGAAGATTATTTGGTACAAAAATCCCGCGAGGGCTTGGAAGAACGCTTGGCGTTTTTGTTCCCCGATGAAAAAGAGCGGTCAGAAAAACGCAAGGAATATGATGAACGCTTGCAAGTTGAGCTAGACGTAATTAACCAAATGGGTTTCCCTGGTTACTTCTTAATCGTAATGGAGTTTATCCAGTGGTCGAAAGATAATGATATTCCTGTTGGGCCGGGGCGTGGTTCTGGGGCGGGATCGCTGGTAGCTTATGCGTTGAAAATTACCGATCTTGATCCCCTTGAGTTTGATTTACTTTTCGAGCGTTTCTTAAATCCAGAACGGGTATCAATGCCCGATTTTGACGTGGATTTCTGTATGGACGGGCGAGATCGCGTGATTGAACACGTTGCGGAAACCTACGGACGTGGCGCGGTGTCGCAGATTATCACCTTTGGTACGATGGCGGCTAAGGCGGTAATCCGAGATGTGGGGCGTGTGCTTGGACACCCTTATAGCTTTGTGGATCGCATTTCCAAATTGGTGCCGCCCGATCCGGGAATGACCTTAGCCAAAGCCTTTGACGCAGAACCTCGCTTGCCTGAAATTTATGAAAGCGATGAAGAAGTCAAAGCCTTAATTGATATGGCGCGCAAGCTTGAAGGGGTAACCCGTAACGCAGGGAAACACGCTGGGGGCGTGGTGATTTCCCCAGGGCTGATTACCGATTTTTCACCGCTCTATTGTGATAGTGAGGGCAAACACCCTGTTACCCATTTTGATAAAAATGATGTGGAATATGCAGGGCTAGTGAAGTTTGACTTCTTGGGACTGCGCACCCTAACCATCATCAAATGGGCATTAGATATGATTAACACGCGTCTTGCCAAAGAGGGTAAGCCGTTAGTGGACATTAATCGCATACCCCTTGATGATCCGCAATCTTTCCAAGTGTTACTCAATGCAGAAACAACCGCGGTGTTCCAGCTAGAGTCGCGCGGAATGAAAGATTTGATCAAACGCCTAAAACCGGACTGTTTTGAAGATATTATCGCGTTGGTGGCGTTATTCCGCCCAGGGCCATTGCAATCGGGAATGGTGGATAACTTTATTCGCCGTAAACACGGTGAAGAAGAAATTTCCTACCCTGATGCGGAATATCAGCACATTTTGCTTAAACCAATTTTAGAGCCAACTTATGGCATTATTTTGTATCAAGAGCAGGTAATGCAAATTGCTCAGGTGCTAGCTGGTTATACGCTCGGCGGTGCGGATTTATTACGCCGTGCAATGGGGAAAAAGAAACCAGAAGAAATGGCGAAACAGCGCTCGGTGTTTGAAGAAGGGGCGATTAAAAACGGAATTGACGGCACCCTTGCAATGAAAATTTTCGATTTGGTGGAAAAATTTGCAGGTTATGGCTTTAATAAATCTCACTCCGCCGCTTATGCCTTGGTTTCTTACCAAACGCTCTGGCTCAAAGCCCATTATCCTGCGGAATTTATGGCAGCGGTAATGACTTCTGAAATGGATAACACAGAAAAAATCGTTGGGCTATACGATGAATGTTTGCGTATGGGCTTAACGGTTACGCCGCCAGATATTAATACCGGAAAACACCATTTCAGCGTGAATGATAATGGCGAGATTGTGTATGGCATTGGCGCAATTAAAGGGGTGGGTGAAGGCCCGATTGAAGCCTTGATTTCTGCGCGTGAGCAAGGAGGCATTTTTAAAGATTTATTCGATCTTTGCGCCAGAGTAGATTTAAAGAAAATTAACCGCCGCACTTTTGAAAGCCTGATAATGTCAGGTGCATTCGATAAATTAGGCCCACACCGTGCTGCGCTGGCAAAAAATTTAGAAGATGCGCTCAAAGCCTCCGATCAATATGCTAAAAATGAAGCTATCGGGCAGGCAGATATGTTTGGCGTGCTAACTGAAACGCCAGAAGAAGTAGAGCAGGCTTATGCGAAAACCCCACGTTGGAACGAAAAACAAATTTTAGACGGCGAACGGGAAACTCTCGGACTTTATTTAAGCAGCCACCCGATTAGCCCTTATTTAAAAGAGATCGCCCATTACAGCTCAACAAGATTAAAAGATCTTGTGCCAAATTATCGTGGACAAATTAGCACAACTTGCGGTTTAGTGGTGAGTTCGCGTGTGGCGATCACGAAAAAAGGCAACCGCTTAGGCATTGCCACCTTAGATGACCGCTCGGGGCGTTTAGATCTCACGTTATTCGGTGAGAGCCTCGATCGTTTTGGTGAAAAATTGCAGAAAGACACCATTGTAATTGCTTCAGGGCAGGTGAGTTTTGACGATTTTACTCAGGGGTTAAAAATGTCAGTGCGTGAATTAATGACCCTTGATGAAGCGCGCAGTCGTTATGCCAAAAGTCTGGCAATTTGCTTAACGCAAGAACAGCTTTCACCACATTTTATTAAGCAATTTAAAGATACTCTTAGCCCATATAGTGGCGGTGCGTTACCCATTAATATTTATTACCAAAGTCCACAAGGACGCGCGTTAGTGAAACTTGGCGTGCAGTGGTCAGTGAATCCAAGTGATGAATTGATTAATACGCTAGTGGAAATGCTAGGCGAAAGTGCGGTGGAAATTGAGTTTAAATAA
- a CDS encoding L-serine ammonia-lyase, whose translation MISVFDMFKIGIGPSSSHTVGPMKAGKQFVDDLVAKNLLAKVTQVKVDVYGSLSMTGRGHNTDIAIIMGLAGYLPHDVDIDLIPKFISDVKSTALLPLAQGQQVAKFDYESDMVFHQTFLPLHENGMTLSAYENDNLLYQQTYYSIGGGFIVDEAHFNQQEESDINVPFPYQSAADILHHCKENGLALSSVMLQNEIALHGKEATQTHLKRIWQTMKECIEHGLATEGLLPGPLKVVRRAATLHRLLQANNGLSNDPMKVIDWVNMYALAVNEENAAGGRVVTAPTNGACGIVPAVLSYYEKFISPITDEIVERYLLACGMIGSLYKMNASISGAEVGCQGEVGVACSMAAAGLTEILGGSPEQVCMAAEIAMEHNLGLTCDPVGGQVQVPCIERNAIASVKAINASRMALQRTSNPRVSLDKVIETMYETGKDMNAKYRETSQGGLAIKVVCT comes from the coding sequence ATGATTAGTGTTTTTGATATGTTTAAAATCGGCATTGGGCCTTCTAGCTCTCATACCGTTGGGCCAATGAAAGCGGGTAAGCAATTTGTCGATGATTTGGTGGCGAAAAATTTACTCGCCAAAGTAACCCAAGTTAAGGTCGATGTTTATGGCTCACTTTCAATGACAGGGCGTGGGCATAACACAGATATTGCCATTATTATGGGCTTAGCGGGCTATTTACCGCACGATGTGGATATTGATTTAATTCCTAAATTTATTTCTGATGTAAAAAGCACCGCACTTTTGCCATTAGCGCAAGGGCAGCAAGTGGCGAAATTTGATTATGAAAGCGATATGGTCTTTCATCAAACCTTTCTGCCTTTACACGAAAACGGAATGACGCTGTCCGCCTATGAAAATGACAACTTGCTTTATCAGCAAACCTATTATTCTATTGGCGGCGGATTTATTGTTGATGAAGCCCATTTTAATCAGCAGGAAGAATCCGACATCAATGTGCCTTTCCCTTATCAAAGTGCGGCAGATATTTTGCATCATTGCAAAGAAAATGGCTTAGCCTTATCGAGCGTGATGTTACAAAATGAAATTGCCTTGCACGGAAAAGAAGCCACGCAAACGCACCTAAAACGCATTTGGCAAACGATGAAAGAATGTATCGAACACGGCTTGGCTACGGAAGGGTTATTACCCGGCCCGCTTAAAGTAGTTCGCCGTGCGGCGACTTTACATCGTTTATTGCAAGCTAATAATGGGCTTTCCAACGATCCGATGAAAGTGATCGATTGGGTCAATATGTATGCGCTTGCGGTCAATGAAGAAAATGCAGCAGGTGGGCGTGTAGTTACTGCGCCAACCAATGGTGCTTGCGGTATTGTGCCTGCGGTGCTGTCTTATTATGAAAAATTCATTTCGCCAATTACCGATGAAATTGTAGAACGCTATTTACTTGCTTGCGGAATGATCGGATCACTTTACAAAATGAATGCGTCCATTTCAGGGGCAGAAGTAGGCTGTCAAGGCGAAGTGGGGGTTGCTTGCTCAATGGCAGCGGCTGGCTTAACAGAAATTTTGGGCGGTAGCCCCGAGCAAGTTTGTATGGCCGCTGAAATTGCGATGGAACATAATCTGGGGCTGACTTGCGATCCTGTGGGCGGTCAAGTACAAGTGCCTTGCATTGAGCGCAACGCCATTGCTTCTGTTAAAGCCATCAACGCTAGCCGAATGGCATTGCAACGCACCTCTAACCCACGCGTGAGCTTAGATAAAGTGATCGAAACAATGTACGAAACCGGTAAAGATATGAACGCCAAATACCGCGAAACCTCGCAAGGCGGTTTGGCAATCAAAGTGGTTTGTACCTAA
- a CDS encoding serine/threonine transporter, which yields MFKTTITNKFDLLWTLNLFGTAVGAGVLFLPINAGMGGFWPLIAIMLLVGPMTYFSHRALSRFVLSSSKPGSDITEVVEEHFGQGAGKIITLLYFFAIFPILLIYGNGITNTVESFIINQLGLSAPNRILLSFILIASLISVMLMSEKIMLKMTEFLVYPLVFILFSLSIYLIPQWNTAMLHQMPDATSFISTLWITIPVLVFSFNHSPAISCFSQSQQREYKLPELTECHANQALKNTSTLLLFFVMFFVFSCVLTLTPEDLVQAKAQNISILSFLANKFDNPYISYFGPLVAFLAITSSFFGHYLGAREGIQGLYLKFSGKQDITNRKKLNFFTALFFLLTLWAVAIINPSILGLIESIGGPIIAAILFLMPMYAIRKVPAMARYQGYASNVFVTIMGLIAISAVIYGLFY from the coding sequence ATGTTTAAAACAACAATAACAAACAAATTCGATTTACTTTGGACGTTAAATTTATTCGGCACGGCGGTGGGAGCTGGCGTACTGTTTTTGCCGATAAATGCTGGAATGGGCGGATTTTGGCCGTTAATCGCCATTATGCTGTTGGTTGGGCCGATGACTTATTTCTCACACCGTGCGTTATCTCGCTTTGTGCTGTCATCTTCCAAACCCGGCAGCGATATTACAGAAGTAGTGGAAGAACATTTTGGGCAAGGCGCAGGGAAAATTATCACGCTGCTCTACTTTTTTGCGATTTTTCCTATTTTGTTAATTTATGGTAATGGCATCACCAATACGGTGGAATCCTTTATTATCAACCAGTTAGGACTAAGCGCCCCAAACCGCATTTTGCTTTCTTTCATTTTGATTGCAAGCCTGATTTCGGTGATGCTGATGAGCGAAAAAATAATGCTCAAAATGACTGAGTTTTTGGTCTATCCCCTTGTTTTCATTTTATTTTCTCTTTCCATTTATTTAATTCCGCAATGGAACACCGCAATGCTTCACCAAATGCCTGATGCCACCAGTTTTATTAGTACGCTGTGGATCACCATTCCGGTGTTAGTGTTTTCTTTTAATCATTCCCCTGCGATTTCTTGCTTTTCGCAATCACAACAACGGGAATACAAATTGCCAGAGCTGACCGAATGCCACGCAAACCAAGCGTTGAAAAACACCTCAACCTTACTGCTATTTTTCGTGATGTTTTTCGTGTTTAGCTGCGTGCTAACTCTCACCCCAGAAGATTTAGTGCAAGCCAAAGCGCAAAATATCAGTATCCTTTCTTTTTTAGCCAATAAATTTGATAACCCTTATATTTCCTACTTTGGGCCTTTAGTGGCGTTTCTTGCTATTACCAGCTCTTTCTTTGGCCATTATTTAGGCGCGCGAGAAGGCATTCAGGGGCTATATTTGAAATTTTCGGGCAAACAAGACATTACGAATCGAAAAAAATTGAATTTTTTCACCGCACTTTTCTTTTTATTGACCTTATGGGCGGTGGCAATTATCAATCCAAGCATTCTTGGTTTAATTGAATCCATTGGCGGGCCAATTATCGCCGCAATTCTGTTTTTAATGCCAATGTATGCCATTCGTAAAGTGCCTGCGATGGCGCGTTATCAAGGCTATGCTAGCAATGTTTTCGTTACCATAATGGGCTTAATTGCCATCTCTGCGGTAATCTATGGATTATTTTATTAA
- a CDS encoding class II glutamine amidotransferase, with protein MCQLLGMNCNTPTDIVFSFEGFRRRAGLTDSHSDGFGIAFFEGKGVRIFRDNQAGHSSPIADCVKQYHIKSFNVIAHIRKATQGEVTIENTHPFIREIWGENWVFAHNGNLTSFPDMSESFCQPIGSTDSEAAFCYMAEQLKNRFRKKPTEKQIFQVIQEITKELAQGGTFNFILSNGEWMIAHCSTNLHYITRKAPFGTAQRIDDDGVIDFRQHTTEKDKVTIITTFPLTKDEIWTKMEHGGFVFFKDGDKVYEVLGTPKEAIDDGTLGNAKAA; from the coding sequence ATGTGTCAGCTATTAGGAATGAATTGCAACACTCCCACCGATATTGTGTTCTCTTTTGAAGGATTTCGCCGCCGCGCGGGGCTCACCGATAGCCATTCTGACGGCTTCGGCATTGCCTTTTTTGAAGGCAAAGGCGTGCGTATTTTTCGCGATAACCAAGCCGGGCATAGTTCCCCTATTGCAGATTGCGTAAAACAATATCATATTAAATCTTTCAACGTGATTGCCCACATTCGTAAAGCCACACAAGGCGAGGTAACCATTGAAAACACGCACCCATTTATTCGTGAAATTTGGGGCGAAAACTGGGTATTTGCGCACAACGGCAATCTGACGAGTTTCCCTGATATGTCGGAAAGTTTCTGCCAGCCCATTGGTTCAACCGACTCAGAAGCCGCTTTTTGCTATATGGCTGAACAGTTAAAAAATCGCTTTCGTAAAAAGCCCACAGAAAAACAAATTTTCCAAGTCATTCAAGAAATTACTAAAGAATTAGCACAAGGCGGCACGTTTAATTTTATTCTCTCGAACGGGGAATGGATGATCGCCCACTGCTCCACCAATTTGCATTACATCACGCGCAAAGCCCCTTTTGGTACAGCGCAACGCATTGATGATGACGGCGTGATCGACTTCCGCCAACATACCACAGAAAAAGATAAAGTAACCATTATTACCACCTTTCCACTCACTAAAGATGAAATCTGGACAAAAATGGAACACGGCGGTTTTGTGTTTTTCAAAGATGGCGATAAAGTTTACGAAGTACTTGGCACGCCGAAAGAAGCTATTGATGATGGCACATTAGGTAATGCGAAAGCCGCTTAA
- a CDS encoding multicopper oxidase domain-containing protein: protein MNHFSRRQFFKTALTAGAFSAIPAPLWAADRLPLRVPPLMETRRGKPVFLEMNSAQTQLERGKASEVWGFNGNYLGPTLKMRQGDFAKLNYRNSLSQMVALAIQGLQVSAESLGGVSHPFKQRQGWSPILPITQPACTCWYSACTLGHSAYQTYRGLLGLCIIEDNESRKSSLPQKYGVNDIPLILQDMQLNDEGVQLFQQNRPHFFGNRLFVNGQEAPYLEVPRGVVRLRLLNASLSRRYELRFDDERDFQIIALDQGFLPQAKTTKVLFLAPSERAEILVNLNKGENATLIVGKKRNFFSKLTGFFASDEELLDNTVLELRPQGLSSAFAQNNTMQFNTDAPQALKAEVRRERQFQLDANNGMLNQQRFDPRRIDVNAELNSTERWTITSNEPAGFKIQGAKFIIESINDKPVAESDLAWKDSLWIEGKVQILVRFQQPSSNGHPFTFGAADLMAADKGCLGLMVVQ from the coding sequence ATGAATCATTTTTCTCGCCGTCAATTTTTTAAAACTGCCCTCACTGCGGGGGCTTTTTCAGCCATTCCTGCGCCATTATGGGCGGCCGATCGCCTGCCTTTGCGCGTTCCACCATTAATGGAAACTCGCCGTGGTAAGCCTGTTTTTTTAGAAATGAACAGCGCGCAAACCCAATTAGAGCGGGGAAAAGCCAGCGAAGTGTGGGGATTTAATGGTAATTATTTAGGCCCAACATTAAAAATGCGCCAAGGGGATTTTGCCAAGCTGAACTATCGCAATAGCTTGTCGCAAATGGTGGCGCTGGCCATTCAAGGACTGCAAGTGAGTGCTGAATCACTGGGTGGCGTTTCCCACCCTTTCAAACAAAGGCAAGGCTGGTCGCCTATTCTGCCGATCACTCAGCCTGCTTGCACTTGCTGGTATTCCGCTTGCACCTTAGGGCATTCCGCTTATCAAACCTACCGCGGCTTGCTCGGACTGTGCATTATTGAAGATAACGAAAGCCGTAAATCGAGCCTGCCACAAAAATATGGCGTAAACGATATTCCTTTGATTTTGCAAGATATGCAATTAAATGACGAAGGGGTGCAATTATTCCAACAAAATCGACCGCACTTTTTCGGCAATCGTTTATTTGTCAATGGGCAAGAAGCGCCTTATTTAGAAGTTCCGCGCGGAGTTGTGCGTTTACGTTTGCTGAATGCTTCCCTTTCACGCCGTTATGAATTACGTTTTGATGACGAGCGCGATTTCCAAATCATCGCACTTGATCAGGGCTTTTTACCGCAAGCAAAAACCACAAAGGTGCTTTTTCTTGCACCGAGCGAACGCGCTGAAATTCTTGTTAATCTCAATAAGGGGGAAAACGCCACCTTAATTGTGGGGAAAAAACGAAATTTCTTCAGTAAACTCACGGGCTTTTTCGCCAGCGATGAAGAATTGCTCGACAACACGGTACTTGAGCTACGCCCACAAGGCTTAAGCAGTGCCTTTGCACAAAACAACACAATGCAGTTTAACACCGATGCACCGCAAGCATTAAAGGCGGAAGTTCGCCGTGAACGCCAGTTTCAACTTGATGCGAATAATGGAATGCTCAATCAACAACGTTTCGACCCTAGACGCATTGATGTAAATGCCGAATTAAACAGCACGGAACGCTGGACAATCACCAGCAACGAGCCAGCAGGATTTAAAATTCAGGGAGCAAAATTTATCATTGAAAGCATTAATGATAAGCCTGTGGCAGAAAGCGATCTGGCGTGGAAAGACAGCCTCTGGATTGAGGGCAAAGTGCAGATTTTAGTTCGCTTTCAACAGCCGTCTTCTAACGGCCACCCTTTCACCTTTGGCGCGGCAGATCTGATGGCAGCAGACAAAGGTTGCTTAGGCTTAATGGTGGTGCAATAA
- a CDS encoding 1-acylglycerol-3-phosphate O-acyltransferase, which yields MLKLLRIIVVVLCCILICLLGTIYSLIRFRNPSNVGDVARWFGRLYPLFGLQVEHRFPANAENIGPCIYIGNHQNNYDMVTISYMVMPRTVSVGKKSLIWIPFFGILYWASGNIFLDRDNRSKAHSTMTQLAERINRDKLSIWMFPEGTRSRGRGLLPFKTGAFHAAIAAGVPIVPVVCSTTQNKIDLNRWDNGKVICEMLPPVDTSAYTKDNVRELASYCHSLMQQRINELDAEIAASQAQQDATK from the coding sequence ATGCTAAAACTTCTTCGCATTATTGTGGTTGTGTTGTGCTGTATTTTAATTTGTTTGCTCGGCACGATTTATTCTCTCATTCGTTTCAGAAATCCAAGTAACGTGGGCGATGTGGCGCGTTGGTTCGGGCGTTTGTATCCCCTTTTCGGTTTGCAAGTGGAACATCGTTTCCCTGCCAATGCGGAAAATATCGGGCCGTGCATTTACATTGGCAATCACCAAAATAACTACGATATGGTTACCATTTCTTATATGGTGATGCCGCGTACGGTGAGTGTCGGGAAAAAAAGCCTGATTTGGATCCCGTTCTTCGGCATTTTATATTGGGCATCGGGTAACATTTTTTTAGATCGTGATAACCGTTCCAAAGCACATAGCACAATGACTCAACTGGCTGAACGTATTAACCGTGATAAGCTTTCTATTTGGATGTTCCCTGAAGGCACGCGTAGCCGTGGGCGTGGTTTGCTGCCATTTAAAACTGGCGCATTTCACGCTGCCATTGCCGCTGGTGTGCCGATTGTGCCTGTGGTTTGTTCCACCACGCAAAATAAAATCGATCTTAACCGTTGGGATAATGGCAAAGTGATCTGTGAAATGTTGCCACCTGTGGATACTTCGGCTTACACCAAAGACAATGTGCGTGAATTGGCGAGCTATTGCCATTCTTTAATGCAACAACGAATCAACGAACTTGATGCGGAAATTGCCGCTAGCCAAGCTCAACAAGATGCCACAAAATAA
- the lpxH gene encoding UDP-2,3-diacylglucosamine diphosphatase, whose product MAKTYFIADLHLSENRPDLTALFVDFMQNQAKEAESLYILGDLFDFWIGDDEHSPLIDLVKQQIRHLTEKGVKCYFMHGNRDFLIGKKFAQSCGLTLLPTYQVIDLYGTPTLLCHGDTLCIDDVAYQRYRKKVHQKWRQWLFLHLPLKVRLKIAEKIRAKSKQDKQYKSNQIMDVNADFVLQTMQQFNVPQLIHGHTHRQNLHKTPPHFERIVLGDWGETSSVLEVSPQGMRFINHSLQKSVSDDLESPPLDHQVR is encoded by the coding sequence ATGGCAAAGACCTATTTTATTGCAGATTTACATTTAAGCGAAAATCGCCCAGATTTAACCGCACTTTTTGTGGATTTTATGCAAAATCAAGCCAAAGAGGCGGAAAGTTTGTATATTTTAGGCGATCTTTTTGATTTCTGGATTGGTGATGATGAGCATTCCCCTTTGATTGATTTGGTGAAACAGCAAATTCGCCACTTAACGGAAAAAGGCGTGAAATGCTATTTTATGCACGGCAATCGTGATTTTCTTATCGGCAAAAAATTTGCCCAATCTTGCGGTTTAACGCTGTTGCCAACTTATCAAGTGATTGATTTATATGGCACGCCTACCTTGCTTTGCCACGGCGACACCCTTTGCATTGATGATGTGGCTTATCAACGCTATCGTAAAAAAGTGCATCAAAAATGGCGTCAATGGCTTTTTTTACATTTGCCTTTAAAAGTGCGGTTAAAAATTGCCGAAAAAATTCGTGCTAAAAGCAAACAGGACAAGCAATATAAATCCAATCAAATTATGGACGTGAATGCGGATTTCGTGCTGCAAACAATGCAACAATTTAACGTGCCACAGCTGATCCACGGACATACGCATCGGCAAAATTTGCATAAAACCCCACCGCACTTTGAACGAATTGTATTGGGCGATTGGGGCGAAACTTCTTCTGTACTAGAAGTCTCGCCGCAGGGAATGAGATTTATTAATCACTCGTTACAGAAATCAGTGAGTGATGATTTGGAATCACCACCGCTGGATCATCAGGTGCGGTGA